The genomic stretch ATCTCTTCAGTAAGTTTATCCAGATCAACCGAAATCCCCTTACCTTGCAATTCAAGCCATCTTCGTTTGGCCCGTTCCTCTGGAGAAGCATCCAGATAAAATTTAATATCCGCCTCTGGAAAAATCACCGTGCCGATATCCCGACCATCCAGGACTACATTTCCTTTAGATCCTAAGTCCCGTTGGAGGGGTATAAGATTCTCTCGTACCTCCGAAATAGCCGATACGGCAGAAGCCAGGTTTCCCACCTCCTGGGAATATAAAACGGAAGTTACTTCCACCCCATCCACATAGACTTCATAAGATCCATTTTTACCCCGCCGGATATCTAGCCGGGTTCTCTTCATCAAGTCTAAAAGCCTGGGAACATCGGTGAAAGGAATTCCTTCTTGGGCCGCTTTCCATCCAATGGCACGGTACAGAGCTCCTGTACTAATATGTACGAATCCTAACTTTTCGGCCAGTAACTTTCCCACGGTACTTTTCCCCGACCCGGCCGGACCATCAATGGCAATAATCATCTGAAGGCTCAAGGTTTGAGACCGGTTTTGGATCTCCGGTCCTTTACCCTTTATTAAAGTTTATCGAATCGACTTACTTTATTCCGTAACCAGTGATCCACCAGAACAAGGGCTACCATGGCCTCTGCTACAGGAACCGCCCTTGGACAGAGACAGGGATCATGCCGACCTTCTACCCGGATCTCCGCCGGATGACCAAAAATATCCACCGTGGGTTGGGTTTTAAGGATTGAAGAGGTCGGTTTGACCACCATGCGAACGATAATATCTTCCCCGTTGGAGATACCCCCTAGAATTCCGCCCGCATGATTTCGAGTCGTTCGAATCTTTCCGTCGATCACGGTAAAAGGATCGTTATGTTCGGAACCCATCATTTCGGCGGCAGCAAATCCGGTACCGATCTCGACACCTTTTACAGCAGGTATACTCATCAAAGCCTTAGCCAGATCCGCATCTAATTTATCAAATACCGGTTCTCCAAGACCAGGAGGCACATGTTGGGCAACAACTTCCACGATGCCTCCCAGGGAATCTCCCTGTTTCCGTGCCTGCACAATGGCCTCTTCCATCTGTTTAGCCACCTCCGGATCCGGACATCGGACTAGGTTCTGCTCAATTTGACTGAAATCGATTTTTTGGGCTTTAAAACGCCCCACCTGTTTTGTGTAACCGATAATACGGATTTGTTCCTTCTCCCACAAAATCTTTTTCGCGATGGCTCCGGCAGCTACCCGACCTACCGTTTCCCGGGCACTGGCCCGTGCTCCCCCTCGATAGTCCCGAAGACCATATTTCATCTGATAGGTATAATCGGCATGCCCTGGGCGAAAAAGATGCTTAATGGGTTCATATTTGCTGGAATCTACATCTTTGTTATAAACGATCATGGAGATAGGAGCTCCGGTAGTTTTACCCTCAAAGATACCGGATAAAATCTCAACCCGATCCTCTTCCTTCCGCTGGGAAGTCACCCGACTTTGACCCACACGACGACGATCCAGCTCTTTTTGAATATCTTCTTCTTTCAGGTCAAGTCCTGCAGGACATCCATCGACTACAACCCCTATAGCCTTTCCGTGAGACTCTCCCCACGTGGTCAGGACAAAGAGGTTTCCAAAACTACTTCCAGCCATTCTAAAATTTTCCTTACGGCATTTTCGATTCCCATCGTCGAATTATCAATCACCAAATCGGCCAGCCTTTCATACACCGGAATTCTCTCCTCCAACAGCCTCTGAAAGGATTCGTAAGGCCGATCGGGTTGAAAAAAAGCCGGTATTCCCCGGGCGATAATCCGACGATAGAGAACTTCAGGATTTACTTTAAGGTAAATAACCTTGGAATTTTTCCTTAAAGGAATCGAAAGAGAATTATAAATGAACGTACCCCCCCCGGTGGATAGAACACAGCAATTTATGTGCTCCAGCCTTTCAAGGGCCTGTTTTTCTAAGCCTCGAAAGTAGGATTCCCCATGATTTTTGAATATCTCTCGCGAAGATAATTTCTGTCCGTGCTTTTCCCTATAGAGGGATTCCACAACATGGTCTAAATCTATAAACCGCCATTTAAGCCGATAGGCCAGCTCTTTACCGATAACTGTTTTACCACAAGATTTAAAACCGATTAAAATGAGATTAATAAAAATCCAGGGTCCAAAATCCAAAACCCAAAGTAACCTGTTAAAAACCGGTGAACTCCGGGCTCCGAATTAGGGACTCTCTAATTGCATATTTGCTCCTAGGGCTCTCATGGAATCAACAAAACCAGGATAGGTTACCTGAATGGCTTCGGCTGTTGTGATTTCCGTTGTTCCTTTAGCTTTCAGGCCGGCAATTGCCAATGCCATGACCACCCGGTGATCCCCATACCCCTGAACCAGGCAGCCTTGAAGCGAGCTTTCTTTTAGGACAAGGCCATCCGGTAATTCCTCCACCTGAGCTCCCAACTGGGTTAAAACCTCCCGCATGGTGGCAATCCGATCCGTCTCTTTAATTCGAGCATGGGCCACGTTACGCAACTTAGTTACCCCTCGGGCGAAACAGCCCACGACGGCCATGGCAGGTAAAGCATCGGGTGTATCGTTTAGATCCAACTCTACCCCTTGCAATTCCCCGCCCTGGATTCGGATTCCATCTTCTACCACTTGAATTCGGGCTCCCATTTCTTTCAGATAAGAAATCACCTTTTTGTCGCCTTGCGAGTCCTCCATATCCAAACCTTTCAAAATCACATCTGATTCTGTGATAGCAGCGGCGCAAAGGGGAAAAGTAGCAGAGGAGAAATCCCCGGGAATGCGCTGCCGAAAAGGTTGATAAGCCTGACCACCTTTTATCTTAAAATACTCCAATCCCTCCCGTTCATACCGGATTCCCTGTTTATTCAGCCACCACAGGGTCATTTCCACATAAGGCTTTTCTTGAAGGTGGAGAGGTTGTATTTCAGAATTTTTTTCGGCTAAAGGAGTACTCAATAAAAGACTGCTCAGATACTGAGAGGTTATTCCTTCGACCTGGGTCCGGCCCCCTTTCAGGGGACCCCGCACGACCACAGGAGCCAGCCCGTTTCCCCGGGTGGAAAAGGCTTCTGCTCCCAGATTTTTTAAAGCGGTTAGCAATGGTCCTACGGAGCGCCTCCGGGTCTGGGAGTCTCCGGTAAATACAGTGTATTGCAGGCCATGACAGGCCATCCCCATCACTAAACAAAGGGTGGTCCCAGAGTTTTCGACGTCAATAACGTCATCCGGGGTCTGAAGGTGTCCTCCGGTTCCTTCTACCATCCATTTCTCTTCCTGCACTTCGATATGGCCTCCCAAGGCCTGACAGGCTTTCCGGCAGGCTATGGCATCGGCTGAAGTTAAAGGATTTAAAATCTCCGACTTTCCCCCGGCTAACGTGGCAATAACAAGGGCTCGAATGGTATGAGATTTAGAAGCCGGAATCTCTATAAGACCCTGTAATTTGGGTGTTGGTTGAACCTTTAGACGCATGTAAAAGAGAACCTGTGCCTAAAGTACCCGAACTGTTTAATGTGTCTTTTACTTTAATTCGCTTCGGGCACCCTAGCGCACTTAAGATACTTAACTTATGGGAACGTAGGGCATCTTCTTCCCTATCGCTTCTGCGACCCTTCGACAGGTCTTCATGAGCTCCATGAATACATGGGGATAGGTGGCCTGGGGACCATCGCAGAGGGCTTCAGCCGGGTTTACATGGACTTCGATCATAAGCCCATGGGCACCGGCAGCTACAGCAGCCAGGGCCATGGCCGGAACGTAATCCCGTTTACCCAGGGCATGACTGGGATCTGCGATAATGGGAAGATGGCTAAGACTCTTTACCACCGGAATGGCACTGAGATCGAAGGTGTTTCGGGTTGAATCCTCATAGGTACGGATTCCTCGCTCACAGAGGACAATCTGATTGTTCCCTTCCGATCGAATATACTCTGCAGACATGAGAAGTTCCTTAATAGTTCCACTGATCCCCCTCTTTAACAAGACCGGTTTATTCGTCATACCTACCTCTTTGAGCAAGGTAAAGTTTTGTGAGTTACGGGCTCCAATTTGAATCATGTCAGAATACTTGGCTACCACATCGATATCTCGAGCATCCATCAACTCGGTTACAACCGGTAATCCGGTCTCTTCCCGGGCTTTTGCTAAAAGTTTAAGACCTTCTACCCCAAGCCCTTGAAAACTGTAAGGGGAAGTTCTCGGTTTAAAGGCTCCTCCCCTCAATATTCTTCCCCCCGCCGCCTTGACGGCTAAAGCAGCCTGGATCAATAACTTTTCATTTTCCACCGCACAGGGCCCCGCCATGACAACAACCTCATCTCCACCGATTTCCACATCTCCAACCTTTACAATGGTATCTTGGGGTTTAAAATCCCGGCTAACCAATTTATATTCTTTTAAAATAAGTACCACTTTTTCTACCATGGGTAAGGCTTCAAAAATTTCCCTTCTAGAAGGAGCATCTGAACCGATGGCCCCTATGACCGTGCGTTCCGCCCCGGTAGATAAATGGGGAGTTAATCCTACCTGCCTGACTTTTTCCATAACCTGATGGATTTCTTCTTCAGAAGTATGGGGTTTTAAAACGATAATCATAAAACTCAAAGTACAAGTACCGTGTACTGAGTACCGGATGGGGAAAAATTCAGTACCCGGTACCCATTACCCAGTACCCAGCACCTTTTTGAGAGCTTCAATAAATCGTTCATTTTCTTGTTCTGTTCCGATGGTGACCCGCAGATGATTAGGAAAACCATATCCCTTGACTGGTCGTACGATTACGCCATATCGCAACAGTTTCTCATAAATGGGTCCTGCCTCTTGCCCTACATCGAGCAAGATGAAATTGGCTTCTGAAGGAACATAGGAAAGTCCCATTTCCTCAAATTTTTTATAAAGGTACTGTTTACCCAACCGATTAATCTCTCGACACTTTGCAACATGTTCCCGGTCGTCGATGGCAGCCAGAGCAGCAGCCTGAGCCACGGAATTCACATTAAAGGGCTCTCGAACGCGATTCATAACTTCCACAAATTCCTCCGGGGCAATTCCATATCCTATGCGCAAACCTGCCAGGCCATAAATTTTAGAGAAGGTTTTAAAAATGACTACCTGTCTGCCTTCCCTCAGATATTTTAAACTATCGGGATAATCGGGAGCTTCCACATATTCATCATAGGCTTCATCAATAGCCACAATGACCCGTTCAGGAATGCTGTTCATAAATTTATCAAACAGCTCTTGACCGACCATGGTTCCTGTAGGGTTGTTGGGATTTGCAATGAAAACCATCTTGGTTTTAGGGGTTATAGCCGCCGCCATAGCCAGTACATCATGGGTGTAATTCTTCATAGGGACGAAAATCCCTTTTCCACCGATGGCCTGCAAGACCAGGGGATAAACTACGAAGGCATGCTTTGAGATAACGGCCTCATCTCCGGGTTGAAGGAAGGTTCGCATCAAGATTTCAATGACTTCATTGGAGCCATTTCCCAAAATAATCTGGTCCGGACTCACCCGGTGTTTTTGGGCCAACTTCTGTTTTAAATAAAATCCGCTCCCTTCGGGATACCGGTGAATATCATGCAACATGCGAGAGATGGCCTCCAGGGCTTTGGGTGAAGGACCGATAGGATTCTCGTTAGAAGCTAATTTAATCGAGTCTTTAATCCCTAACTCCCGCTCCAATTCCTCAATGGGTTTCCCGGGTACGTAAGGAACCAGAGTACGAATATGCTCCGGAACTAATGAAGTAATATCTCTGCTCACAAAAATAAGAAGTCAGGAGTCAGAGGTCAGGAGTCAAAAACTCTCCTTCCAATTCCTGACTTCTGATTCCTGACTCCTTTTTTAGGTTTTGGTAGCTGCTTTTGGATAAGATCCCAGGATTTTTAAAAAAATTGTTTCCTTTTCCAATTCCTGAAGGGCCTGCTTGATGTTTTCATCCTCCAGGTGGCCTTCAAAATCCAGGAAAAAATAGTAATCCCAGGCTTTGTGTCTGGAAGGTCTCGATTCGATTTTAGTTAAATTAATATTATTTTTAGCAAAAATACCTAGAATCTCAAACAAAATTCCTACACGATCCTTCACAGAAAAAATGATGGAAGTTTTATCGGAACCTGTTTTTTCCCGGATTTTATTTCCTATGACCAAAAACCGGGTGAGATTATTCGGATTATCTTGAATATTTCCTCGAATAATTCTCAAATTGTAGAGTTCGGCTGCCAGCTTGCTGGCAATAGCGCCGCAGGATGGGTCTTCACTGGCTATTTCCGCCGCTTTGGCGGTACTTTCCACCTCTATCAGGGGAATAGCAGGAACATTCCGTTCTAACCAATCTCGACACTGAGCCAGAGCCTGAGGGTGAGAACAGATTCTCCGGATCTTGTCCAATTCCCCTGTTTTAGAAAGAAGGTTCTGGGAGATTTCTAAACGGATTTCTCCGCAGATTTTCAAGGGAGATTCTATAAAAAGATCCAGCGTATGGGTTACAACCCCTTCGGTGGAATTTTCTATAGGAACCACTCCAAAGTCAGCTTCCTTGACCTCGACCAATCTAAAAACTTGCTTGATACTTTCCGTTGGAATATATTGGACCGAAAAGCCGAAATACTCCGTGCAGGCCTGATGGGTAAATGTTGCCTTTGGACCCAGGTAAGTTACCCGAACAGGTTTTTCCAGAGCCAGGGAGGCCGATAAAATCTCCTTGAAAATATTCCGAATAGCTTCATTGGGAAAAACTCCCGGATTTAATTTTTCTAATCGTTCATAAATTTCCCGTTCCCGCTCCGGTGCATACCAATCCCAATTTGCTTTTCTTTTGAGTTCCCCGACTCGAATGACCATTTCTGCCCGTTTGGTTAGCAGAGCAAGGATTTCGTTATCGATTTTATCAATTTCTTTGCGCAGATTTATAATTTCATCCATGGATTTTCTAATCGCTCCCATCATCTGTTAAAAGTGCTAAATTTTTATTTAAAAGAGAGTTGGAATAAAAGTCAAGAGGAAAAGAAGTTTTAGAGGAGAATTTTTTCTTGCCAAACCGGTTGGGTCCCTGTAGCCTGATATCCAGTTCCTTTAGAAAGACGGAGCTTTTAAGGATTTATCAAGGTTAACTTTACAAGGTCATAATACATTGTTTATTTAATTTTGACCTTCTGGAGCTGCTTTCACTCCCCAACTCTCCTCTTCTACAGCGTGGGAGAGGAGCCGGGGGTGAGGGTTGCTTAAAAGTTAAGCAAAACTAAGTGTGAAGTTAATTCCGGGTAACTCTCTGTCCCCACCGCCAACCCCTCTCCCGAAGTTTCAGGAGAAGGGGCGCTGGGGGAGTTGATTAGGAGATTTGCTGGCTTCCTTTGTAGGAGAAGAGGAGCTGGGGGTGAGGGCAGAAAGGGTTATTCAAACTTAACTTTACAGAGTAATAATTAATTTATGTATGACCCCTCTATAACCCGCCGCCAGTTTATGAAAAAAGCCGCCGGTACTGCCCTGGGCTTATCCAGCTTTTCTATCTTTCAGCCCTCCCGGGTCACATCGGCCACTCCCGAGTTGACGGTACTAAGTTGGAACCATTTTGTACCAACTTCTGATGATAAGTTGAGGGAACAAGCCGCCAGATTTGCTAAAGAACACGGCGTTATCGTTCGGATAGATACCATAGCCCATCTGCAAATCCCTGTTAAATTGGCCGCAGAAATCCATGCTCAGACCGGACATGACATTGTCTGGCTATTTAGAGCTGCTCCCTGGCTCTACCAGGAACAGTTAATCGATGTAGATGAGGTCATCGAAGATCTGGGTGAAAAACACGGAGGATGGTATCCCTTTGTCAGGGAAGCGTCCTTTGTTAAAGCTTCCTGGAAAGCGGTTCCCTGGTTTTGGATATCTGCACCGGGCTTATATCGGGAAGATCTGTTTGGTCAGGCCGGACTCCAGGTTCCCCAGCGTTGGGAGGATGTTTTAAATGTCGGACGGATCTTGAAGAAAGAAGGACATCCCGTTGGAATCCCCATCAGTCAGTGTAACGACGCTATCGGTTCCTTCTGGTCTATTCTATGGGGATTTGGGGGAAAGGTTCTGGAACCAGACGGGAAAACCCTGGCCTTGAGTTCTCCTGAAACAGAAGCAACTCTGGCATATTATAAAAGTCTGTACGAGGAAGCCATGGAACCAGAGGTTCTTTCCTGGGATGATGCCAGCAATAACCGATTTCTGCTGTCCGGAAAAGGTTGCTGGATCCATAATCCTATCAGTGCCTATGCAACGGCTGTTGAAAAGAAAATGGCTATTGCCGATAAAATCGGAATTCATTCGGCATTGGCCGGACCGGCGGGAAAATATGGGGTAGTGGGAACCGCCGGTTTAGGAATCTGGAAGTTTTCAAAGAATCAAGAGCTGGCTAAAACCTTTATCAAATATCTCCTGCAACCCGAAAATTACACCGAATGGATTGTGGCAAGCCGTGGATTTAACCATGGTCCCCTTCGGATGTATGAGAATCACCCTATCTGGACGGAGCATCCGAAAATGAAGATTTTACCCGGAGAAGCTCAATTTGCCCATATCCCGGGCTGGCCTTCTCCTCCAAATGCCCATATGGAACGCATTAACGAACTGTTCATCCTACCCAATATGGTTGCCAGGGTGGTCACGGGAACACCTATTAAAACGGCTATAACCTGGGCAGAGGAGCAGATCAGAAATGTTCTGGAGAGTTAGAAAACTTAATCCGACTTCTCTTTAGAGACCGGGTTTTGTAAAAGTGAGGAGTAGACTGATCTTGTGGTTGACAAGTCTGCATTTGAGGCCTATCGTTTAAAAACAAGAATTTATTATTTCCAAAGCGAGTCATGTTGCTAACCGTACTGAAAGAATGGGGACTCATTTAATGGAGGATCGCTTTGAGGTAGGTCAAACGTCCCGTTTGATGGAAGAGAACCTTTCCAAGATTCCGAACCCTGGAAAGGTTACAGAGTCTTTTTCCTACACTTTGTGAAATTGGGGAATTTCCTCCCCTGCTATCAGATCTTCGTATCGTTCCCGCCGTCGCACAATATGAAAAGAGTCTCCGTCAACCAGGACTTCTGGAACCCGAGGTCTAGAGTTGTAATTTGAAGACATGACAAAGCCGTAAGCTCCTGCGCTCATAAGTGCCAATAATTCACCGGGTTGAACATCTGGAAGTTCGCGGTTTTTTGCCATGAAGTCGCCGGATTCGCAGATGGGACCTACTACATCAGCCTTAATGAGAGGTCGCTCTCTTTTTACCACCGGAATGATCTCGTGATAGGAACCGTACAAACTCGGACGAACCAGATCGTTCATGGCAACATCGACAATCTTAAAGTGTTTTCCTTCATTGATTTTGTCGTACAGAACCCGGGTGACCAGGATTCCTGCATTCCCCACAATGACTCGACCCGGCTCAAAGATGAAAGTATAGGGGGCTTTT from Candidatus Limnocylindrales bacterium encodes the following:
- the cmk gene encoding (d)CMP kinase; the protein is MIIAIDGPAGSGKSTVGKLLAEKLGFVHISTGALYRAIGWKAAQEGIPFTDVPRLLDLMKRTRLDIRRGKNGSYEVYVDGVEVTSVLYSQEVGNLASAVSAISEVRENLIPLQRDLGSKGNVVLDGRDIGTVIFPEADIKFYLDASPEERAKRRWLELQGKGISVDLDKLTEEIIQRDAQDMTRAVAPLRKAKDAIYIDSTGLSVEEVVEKMLSEVEKKLSRRCNP
- the aroC gene encoding chorismate synthase, producing MAGSSFGNLFVLTTWGESHGKAIGVVVDGCPAGLDLKEEDIQKELDRRRVGQSRVTSQRKEEDRVEILSGIFEGKTTGAPISMIVYNKDVDSSKYEPIKHLFRPGHADYTYQMKYGLRDYRGGARASARETVGRVAAGAIAKKILWEKEQIRIIGYTKQVGRFKAQKIDFSQIEQNLVRCPDPEVAKQMEEAIVQARKQGDSLGGIVEVVAQHVPPGLGEPVFDKLDADLAKALMSIPAVKGVEIGTGFAAAEMMGSEHNDPFTVIDGKIRTTRNHAGGILGGISNGEDIIVRMVVKPTSSILKTQPTVDIFGHPAEIRVEGRHDPCLCPRAVPVAEAMVALVLVDHWLRNKVSRFDKL
- a CDS encoding shikimate kinase — encoded protein: MDFGPWIFINLILIGFKSCGKTVIGKELAYRLKWRFIDLDHVVESLYREKHGQKLSSREIFKNHGESYFRGLEKQALERLEHINCCVLSTGGGTFIYNSLSIPLRKNSKVIYLKVNPEVLYRRIIARGIPAFFQPDRPYESFQRLLEERIPVYERLADLVIDNSTMGIENAVRKILEWLEVVLETSLS
- the aroA gene encoding 3-phosphoshikimate 1-carboxyvinyltransferase, which translates into the protein MRLKVQPTPKLQGLIEIPASKSHTIRALVIATLAGGKSEILNPLTSADAIACRKACQALGGHIEVQEEKWMVEGTGGHLQTPDDVIDVENSGTTLCLVMGMACHGLQYTVFTGDSQTRRRSVGPLLTALKNLGAEAFSTRGNGLAPVVVRGPLKGGRTQVEGITSQYLSSLLLSTPLAEKNSEIQPLHLQEKPYVEMTLWWLNKQGIRYEREGLEYFKIKGGQAYQPFRQRIPGDFSSATFPLCAAAITESDVILKGLDMEDSQGDKKVISYLKEMGARIQVVEDGIRIQGGELQGVELDLNDTPDALPAMAVVGCFARGVTKLRNVAHARIKETDRIATMREVLTQLGAQVEELPDGLVLKESSLQGCLVQGYGDHRVVMALAIAGLKAKGTTEITTAEAIQVTYPGFVDSMRALGANMQLESP
- the aroF gene encoding 3-deoxy-7-phosphoheptulonate synthase, which produces MIIVLKPHTSEEEIHQVMEKVRQVGLTPHLSTGAERTVIGAIGSDAPSRREIFEALPMVEKVVLILKEYKLVSRDFKPQDTIVKVGDVEIGGDEVVVMAGPCAVENEKLLIQAALAVKAAGGRILRGGAFKPRTSPYSFQGLGVEGLKLLAKAREETGLPVVTELMDARDIDVVAKYSDMIQIGARNSQNFTLLKEVGMTNKPVLLKRGISGTIKELLMSAEYIRSEGNNQIVLCERGIRTYEDSTRNTFDLSAIPVVKSLSHLPIIADPSHALGKRDYVPAMALAAVAAGAHGLMIEVHVNPAEALCDGPQATYPHVFMELMKTCRRVAEAIGKKMPYVPIS
- the hisC gene encoding histidinol-phosphate transaminase, with amino-acid sequence MSRDITSLVPEHIRTLVPYVPGKPIEELERELGIKDSIKLASNENPIGPSPKALEAISRMLHDIHRYPEGSGFYLKQKLAQKHRVSPDQIILGNGSNEVIEILMRTFLQPGDEAVISKHAFVVYPLVLQAIGGKGIFVPMKNYTHDVLAMAAAITPKTKMVFIANPNNPTGTMVGQELFDKFMNSIPERVIVAIDEAYDEYVEAPDYPDSLKYLREGRQVVIFKTFSKIYGLAGLRIGYGIAPEEFVEVMNRVREPFNVNSVAQAAALAAIDDREHVAKCREINRLGKQYLYKKFEEMGLSYVPSEANFILLDVGQEAGPIYEKLLRYGVIVRPVKGYGFPNHLRVTIGTEQENERFIEALKKVLGTG
- the pheA gene encoding prephenate dehydratase — protein: MDEIINLRKEIDKIDNEILALLTKRAEMVIRVGELKRKANWDWYAPEREREIYERLEKLNPGVFPNEAIRNIFKEILSASLALEKPVRVTYLGPKATFTHQACTEYFGFSVQYIPTESIKQVFRLVEVKEADFGVVPIENSTEGVVTHTLDLFIESPLKICGEIRLEISQNLLSKTGELDKIRRICSHPQALAQCRDWLERNVPAIPLIEVESTAKAAEIASEDPSCGAIASKLAAELYNLRIIRGNIQDNPNNLTRFLVIGNKIREKTGSDKTSIIFSVKDRVGILFEILGIFAKNNINLTKIESRPSRHKAWDYYFFLDFEGHLEDENIKQALQELEKETIFLKILGSYPKAATKT
- a CDS encoding extracellular solute-binding protein, with product MYDPSITRRQFMKKAAGTALGLSSFSIFQPSRVTSATPELTVLSWNHFVPTSDDKLREQAARFAKEHGVIVRIDTIAHLQIPVKLAAEIHAQTGHDIVWLFRAAPWLYQEQLIDVDEVIEDLGEKHGGWYPFVREASFVKASWKAVPWFWISAPGLYREDLFGQAGLQVPQRWEDVLNVGRILKKEGHPVGIPISQCNDAIGSFWSILWGFGGKVLEPDGKTLALSSPETEATLAYYKSLYEEAMEPEVLSWDDASNNRFLLSGKGCWIHNPISAYATAVEKKMAIADKIGIHSALAGPAGKYGVVGTAGLGIWKFSKNQELAKTFIKYLLQPENYTEWIVASRGFNHGPLRMYENHPIWTEHPKMKILPGEAQFAHIPGWPSPPNAHMERINELFILPNMVARVVTGTPIKTAITWAEEQIRNVLES